One region of Pagrus major chromosome 7, Pma_NU_1.0 genomic DNA includes:
- the LOC140999283 gene encoding polymeric immunoglobulin receptor-like has translation MKIHHIMFFCFISALCGDTGLVSAKLNIYTGAEGGSDSMSCYLSQPKNMKFFCKEECKAEDILVKTEDVRAQNGRFSTEYEVESSGRGVLTVTITDLTKSDAGRYRCGSGTDLVPDSYSDFEIRVSDELPGGNTRFFRTDTEGENITMGCLNDVQSKHKFLCKENCETEEDIIIETDGNRAQSGRYSIEYKEGSIFGLYVTITNASKLDTGWYKCGYGRALSPDSSYPLPILVIPDPSKPNQTPPPFSTSVPSASTPTTQSLKLSSESVIALSSFPKITNQPSAAVCSSVPHSGYIWGLVVLLVVVFLLILYIWKMRRDFRSSFRISEIPFL, from the exons ATGAAGATCCACCACATTATGTTCTTCTGCTTCATCTCAG CTCTGTGTGGAGACACTGGGCTCGTCAGCGCAAAACTCAACATTTACACGGGAGCTGAGGGAGGAAGTGATTCAATGTCGTGCTACCTGTCTCAGCCTAAAAACATGAAGTTCTTCTGTAAAGAAGAATGTAAAGCAGAAGATATTCTCGTTAAAACAGAAGATGTCAGAGCTCAGAATGGCAGATTCAGCACTGAATATGAAGTAGAATCTTCTGGAAGAGGAGTTCTGACTGTGACCATCACAGATCTGACCAAGTCTGACGCAGGACGGTACAGGTGTGGTTCGGGCACTGATTTGGTTCCAGACTCATACTCGGACTTTGAGATCAGAGTTTCTGATG AACTGCCGGGTGGAAACACTCGTTTTTTCCGTACAGATACTGAAGGAGAGAATATCACAATGGGATGCCTCAATGATGTTCAGAGTAAACACAAGTTCCTGTGTAAGGAAAACTgtgaaacagaagaggacatTATCATTGAAACTGATGGCAACAGAGCTCAGAGTGGCAGATACAGCATTGAATATAAAGAAGGATCTATATTTGGACTGTATGTAACCATCACAAATGCAAGCAAATTGGACACAGGATGGTACAAGTGTGGCTACGGCAGAGCTTTGTCTCCAGATTCATCCTACCCATTGCCGATCCTCGTCATTCCTG ATCCGTCCAAACCAAACCAGACTCCACCACCTTTTTCAACATCAGTCCCATCAGCCTCCACACCAACAACGCAGAGTTTAAAACTCAGTTCAGAAAGTGTCATCGCCTTGTCGTCTTTCCCTAAAATCACCAACCAGCCTTCAGCTGCAG tctgcTCCAGTGTCCCTCACTCAGGTTACATCTGGGGTCTGGTTGTTTTACtggtggttgtttttctgctgatcCTCTACATATGGAAGATGAGGAGGGACTTCAGGTCAAGCTTCAGAATCTCAGAG atcCCTTTCCTGTAA